A region from the Canis lupus dingo isolate Sandy chromosome X, ASM325472v2, whole genome shotgun sequence genome encodes:
- the MMGT1 gene encoding ER membrane protein complex subunit 5 yields the protein MAPSLWKGLVGVGLFALAHAAFSAAQHRSYMRLTEKEDESLPIDIVLQTLLAFAVTCYGIVHIAGEFKDMDATSELKNKTFDTLRNHPSFYVFNHRGRVLFRPSDTTSSSNQDALSSNTSLKLRKLESLRR from the exons ATGGCGCCGTCACTGTGGAAGGGGCTGGTGGGCGTCGGCCTCTTTGCCCTAGCCCACGCGGCCTTTTCCGCTGCGCAGC ATCGTTCTTATATGCGattaacagaaaaggaagatGAATCACTGCCAATAGAT ATAGTTCTTCAGACACTTCTGGCCTTTGCAGTTACCTGTTATGGTATAGTTCATATTGCAGGAGAGTTTAAAGACATGGATGCCACCTCagaactaaaaaataa gacatTTGACACATTAAGGAATCATccatcattttatgtatttaatcatCGTGGTCGAGTACTGTTCCGGCCTTCGGATACAACAAGCTCTTCAAATCAAGATGCATTGTCCTCCAACACATCATTGAAGTTACGAAAACTTGAATCACTGCGTCGTTAA